Proteins from one Primulina huaijiensis isolate GDHJ02 chromosome 18, ASM1229523v2, whole genome shotgun sequence genomic window:
- the LOC140964907 gene encoding cyclic dof factor 4-like, with protein MAEVQDQDNKPSSRIKLFGATISLKERSDDHEDAKKTDPTSEKRPDKIIPCPRCKSMETKFCYFNNYNVNQPRHFCKGCQRYWTAGGALRNVPVGAGRRKTKPPCAGLAALSDGCLFDASGMQQLDFDEVVEEWQVAQNGGLRQLFPTKRRRCASNSQSY; from the coding sequence ATGGCTGAGGTTCAAGATCAAGACAACAAACCATCATCAAGAATCAAGTTATTCGGGGCTACGATTTCTCTGAAAGAGAGATCAGACGATCACGAAGACGCCAAGAAAACTGATCCAACGTCTGAAAAGAGACCGGACAAGATCATCCCATGCCCAAGATGCAAGAGTATGGAAACGAAGTTCTGTTACTTCAACAACTACAATGTTAATCAGCCCAGACACTTCTGTAAGGGCTGTCAAAGATACTGGACCGCCGGTGGAGCCCTCCGAAACGTTCCCGTCGGCGCTGGACGCCGGAAGACCAAGCCACCGTGTGCGGGGCTGGCGGCGTTGTCGGATGGATGCTTGTTCGATGCTTCAGGGATGCAACAGCTGGATTTCGATGAGGTTGTGGAGGAGTGGCAGGTGGCGCAGAACGGCGGTCTACGGCAACTTTTCCCGACGAAGAGGAGGAGATGCGCATCGAATAGTCAAAGCTATTAA